A genomic segment from Pseudomonas mendocina encodes:
- a CDS encoding tetratricopeptide repeat protein produces the protein MRVVLFFLICLLPHWALADESLSRMIERYNLEKTGDYLHKQSRAFLSHEIGVRLLESQAYKAAIPYFQTALDIDQTLDPDDPLLGGRWTYLGQAYVFDGQFQKGLESLRAALEVDERHYPAEHLNIGIANGNLGWAMIRSRQYQKANEHLQIACDIFAKQLGEQDPQTLDCHKKLNVTLKYL, from the coding sequence ATGCGCGTAGTTCTATTTTTCCTGATCTGCCTGCTGCCCCATTGGGCTCTAGCCGACGAGTCGCTGAGCAGAATGATCGAACGCTACAACCTGGAAAAAACCGGCGATTACCTGCACAAGCAATCGCGCGCCTTCCTCAGCCACGAGATCGGCGTACGCCTACTGGAAAGCCAGGCCTACAAGGCAGCGATTCCCTATTTCCAGACTGCGCTGGATATCGATCAGACCCTCGATCCTGATGACCCCCTCCTCGGCGGCCGCTGGACATACCTCGGCCAGGCCTACGTCTTCGATGGTCAATTTCAGAAAGGTCTGGAATCACTTCGAGCAGCGCTGGAAGTGGACGAGCGGCACTACCCGGCCGAACATCTCAATATCGGCATCGCCAATGGCAACCTGGGCTGGGCGATGATTCGGTCCAGGCAATACCAGAAGGCCAACGAGCATCTGCAGATAGCCTGTGACATCTTCGCCAAACAGCTGGGTGAACAGGATCCACAAACGCTGGATTGCCACAAGAAGCTGAATGTCACGCTCAAATACCTATAG
- a CDS encoding DUF695 domain-containing protein translates to MASTERIWSVAKATVEGKPIIYKFIADAPPLNIQQKMPWLTVISWKYEASGNNGLPPAQINKEMIRLEDGLETIGGNGTLYLDAYTATGNGLKEFVYYIADREAFMANVNEALSDHPVYPIEINFYEDRDWSDLAKLHQSMSTVH, encoded by the coding sequence ATGGCATCCACAGAACGCATCTGGTCAGTCGCCAAGGCAACGGTCGAAGGCAAACCAATCATCTATAAATTCATCGCCGACGCTCCGCCCCTGAACATCCAGCAGAAAATGCCCTGGCTGACGGTCATTTCCTGGAAGTACGAGGCATCGGGAAACAACGGTTTGCCGCCAGCGCAGATCAACAAGGAGATGATCCGGCTCGAGGATGGGCTGGAAACGATAGGCGGCAACGGCACGCTCTATCTGGATGCCTACACGGCGACCGGCAACGGTCTGAAGGAGTTCGTCTATTACATCGCGGATCGCGAAGCCTTCATGGCCAACGTCAACGAGGCGCTGAGTGATCATCCGGTCTACCCCATCGAGATCAACTTCTACGAAGACCGCGACTGGAGCGACCTGGCCAAGCTTCACCAGAGCATGAGCACCGTGCACTGA
- a CDS encoding DUF7822 domain-containing protein, protein MANRSYLYSTNVIPGPSAKTSGRKLIGIAEWNYDIPIVFKILLSGAPRTCPSSIWDNSEEIALIGDYANGVKNLEGFLSQIQLPEAQPLIAEALEFLHKPESQNQYLVLECGEIFDMGDEPLFEQNLALLEELNDLAPEMDRALQSLLPPPVAPPKPAGLLSRLLGRKPEPVPPAHDVMPSLYGLGLGNWSNTLYFDFSDA, encoded by the coding sequence GTGGCCAACCGCAGCTATCTCTACTCCACCAATGTCATTCCCGGGCCGAGCGCGAAGACCAGCGGCCGCAAGCTGATTGGTATTGCCGAGTGGAACTACGACATACCCATCGTTTTCAAGATTCTTCTCTCCGGCGCCCCGAGAACCTGCCCCTCCTCGATTTGGGACAACTCAGAGGAAATCGCCCTGATAGGTGATTACGCCAACGGCGTGAAGAACCTTGAAGGCTTCCTCTCGCAAATACAACTGCCTGAAGCTCAGCCGCTGATTGCCGAAGCCCTCGAGTTCCTGCATAAGCCAGAGAGCCAGAACCAGTACCTGGTGCTGGAGTGCGGTGAAATTTTCGACATGGGTGACGAGCCCCTCTTCGAGCAGAATCTGGCGCTGCTGGAGGAGCTGAACGATCTGGCGCCTGAAATGGACCGGGCGCTGCAATCCTTGCTGCCACCTCCTGTGGCGCCACCCAAACCCGCCGGCCTCCTGTCCAGGCTGCTCGGCCGCAAGCCCGAGCCAGTGCCCCCTGCGCATGATGTAATGCCCAGCCTGTATGGCCTCGGACTTGGCAACTGGTCGAACACCCTGTACTTCGACTTCAGCGATGCATGA
- a CDS encoding EamA family transporter translates to METTVFLAVIAAAALHAGWNALLKIGLDRFLTATLIQIGAGLVALCALPFVALPQASAWPWIALSALLHIGYNFFLARAYQYGDLSQVYPIARGSSPLMVALLSLLFLQDGLSTMQLLGLLVLVMGIWLMALRGGQHKAPQGAMLFCALMTALFIAGYTLSDAMGARNNGDALSYSLWLFTVNGVVMAAVLAISRGPRAFLQLGPHWRGGLAGGAMSMAAYTIVIWAMTQAPVALVSALRETSVVFAVLLGMVLLKESLRPLRLLACVVIAAGVVVMKLA, encoded by the coding sequence TTGGAAACCACGGTCTTTCTCGCCGTCATCGCCGCCGCCGCCCTGCATGCCGGCTGGAACGCCCTGCTCAAGATCGGACTGGACCGTTTTCTCACCGCCACCCTGATCCAGATTGGTGCTGGCCTGGTAGCGCTTTGCGCCTTGCCGTTTGTAGCCCTGCCACAGGCTTCGGCCTGGCCTTGGATCGCGCTGTCGGCGCTGCTGCATATCGGCTACAACTTCTTCCTCGCCCGCGCCTACCAGTACGGCGACCTGAGCCAGGTCTACCCGATTGCACGAGGCAGCTCACCGCTGATGGTCGCCCTGCTCTCGCTGCTGTTCTTGCAAGACGGGCTGAGCACGATGCAGTTGCTGGGCCTGCTGGTGCTGGTGATGGGCATCTGGTTGATGGCCTTGCGCGGCGGCCAGCACAAGGCGCCACAAGGGGCGATGCTGTTCTGCGCGCTGATGACGGCGCTGTTCATCGCCGGCTACACCCTCAGCGATGCCATGGGCGCCCGCAACAATGGTGACGCGCTGAGCTATTCGCTGTGGCTGTTCACGGTCAACGGTGTGGTGATGGCCGCGGTATTGGCCATCAGCCGTGGGCCGCGCGCCTTTCTGCAACTGGGGCCGCACTGGCGCGGCGGGCTGGCCGGTGGGGCGATGTCCATGGCCGCCTACACCATCGTGATCTGGGCCATGACCCAGGCGCCGGTGGCGCTGGTCTCTGCCTTGCGCGAAACCAGCGTGGTGTTCGCCGTACTGCTGGGGATGGTACTGCTCAAGGAGTCGTTGCGACCGCTTCGCCTGCTGGCCTGCGTGGTGATCGCCGCCGGTGTCGTGGTGATGAAACTGGCCTGA
- the plsB gene encoding glycerol-3-phosphate 1-O-acyltransferase PlsB, with translation MTRSPFRRMAFSALRRLLYLWVRSETINQSAFTLKLDRSKPVFYVLQQPSVSDLAVVDRECTKAGLPRPVLPVAVGEHIEPAAFFYLTPEPDWFGRQDKRGISPTLDRVVSALSQHAVDDAQIVPVSVFWGQSPDRETSAWKLLFADSWAVTGRLRRLVSILILGRKTRVQFSTPIHLRELVEQDKGQERTLRMVHRILRVHFRNQKAAVIGPDVSHRRNLVKGLVHDPMVRQAIAEEAEREKISLEKAEAQALRYGNEIASDYTYTVIRFLELVLSWFWNKIYDGIKVHNVEGVRDIAQGHEVIYVPCHRSHIDYLLLSYLLFRNGLTPPHIAAGINLNMPVIGGLLRRGGAFFMRRTFKGNPLYTAVFNEYLHTLFSKGFPVEYFVEGGRSRTGRMLRPKTGMLAITLRSFLRSNRLPIVFVPVYIGYERVLEGRTYLGELRGASKKKESIFDLFKVLGALKQRFGQVSVNFGEPIKLAEFLDQQQPDWRQQDLGPQYRPAWLNETTNRLGERVARHLNEAASINPVNLVALALLSTSKLALDDRALARVLDLYLALLRAVPYSPHTTLPEGDGAALIEHVKSMDLLAEQKDALGKILYLDEQNAVLMTYYRNNVLHIFALPALLASFFQSSARISREQILRYAGALYPYLQSELFIRWEQSELEGVIDQWLAAFVEQGLLKVEGDVYVRPAPSSRQFVLLTLLSRSVAQTLQRFYMAIALLLNAGQNAISAEELEDLCTVMAQRLSILHGLNAPEFFDKSLFRHFIQSLLDQGVLRQDEAGKLSHHPLLSELAEGAAKRVLPAEIRLSIRQVALDRNEDEPAIA, from the coding sequence ATGACCCGCTCCCCTTTCCGCCGCATGGCCTTCAGCGCGCTGCGCCGCCTGCTGTACCTCTGGGTACGCTCGGAAACCATCAACCAGTCCGCCTTCACCCTCAAGCTCGACCGCAGCAAGCCGGTGTTCTACGTGCTGCAGCAGCCCTCGGTGAGCGATCTGGCGGTGGTCGACCGAGAATGCACCAAGGCTGGCCTGCCGCGCCCGGTATTGCCAGTGGCCGTCGGGGAGCATATCGAGCCCGCGGCCTTCTTCTACCTGACGCCGGAACCGGACTGGTTCGGCCGCCAGGACAAACGCGGCATTTCGCCGACCCTCGATCGCGTGGTCAGCGCCCTCAGCCAGCATGCCGTGGACGACGCACAGATCGTGCCGGTCAGCGTGTTCTGGGGCCAATCGCCGGATCGCGAGACAAGCGCCTGGAAGCTGCTGTTCGCCGACAGTTGGGCGGTGACCGGGCGCCTGCGCCGCCTGGTCAGCATCCTGATTCTCGGGCGCAAGACCCGTGTGCAGTTCTCCACGCCGATTCACCTGCGCGAGCTGGTCGAGCAGGACAAGGGCCAGGAGCGCACGCTGCGCATGGTGCACCGCATCCTGCGCGTGCACTTCCGTAACCAGAAGGCCGCGGTGATCGGCCCGGACGTGTCGCACCGGCGCAACCTGGTCAAAGGCCTGGTACACGACCCGATGGTGCGTCAAGCGATTGCCGAGGAAGCCGAACGCGAGAAGATCAGCCTGGAGAAAGCCGAAGCCCAGGCGCTGCGCTACGGCAACGAGATCGCCTCGGACTACACCTACACGGTGATCCGCTTCCTCGAACTGGTGCTCTCCTGGTTCTGGAACAAGATCTACGACGGCATCAAGGTGCACAACGTCGAAGGCGTGCGCGACATCGCCCAGGGCCACGAGGTGATCTACGTGCCCTGCCACCGCAGCCACATCGACTACCTGCTGCTGTCCTACCTGCTGTTCCGCAACGGCCTGACGCCGCCGCACATAGCCGCCGGCATCAACCTGAATATGCCGGTGATCGGCGGCCTGCTGCGCCGTGGCGGCGCCTTCTTCATGCGTCGCACCTTCAAGGGCAACCCCCTGTATACGGCGGTGTTCAACGAATACCTGCACACCCTGTTCAGCAAGGGCTTCCCGGTCGAGTACTTCGTCGAGGGCGGACGCTCGCGCACCGGGCGCATGCTGCGGCCGAAGACCGGCATGCTGGCCATCACCCTGCGCAGCTTCCTGCGCAGCAATCGCCTGCCCATCGTCTTCGTGCCGGTGTACATCGGCTACGAGCGCGTGCTGGAAGGCCGCACCTACCTGGGCGAGCTGCGTGGCGCGAGCAAGAAGAAGGAGTCGATCTTCGACCTGTTCAAGGTGCTCGGTGCACTCAAGCAACGCTTCGGCCAGGTCTCGGTGAACTTCGGTGAGCCGATCAAGCTGGCGGAATTCCTCGACCAGCAGCAGCCGGATTGGCGCCAGCAGGATCTTGGCCCGCAGTACCGCCCGGCCTGGCTCAATGAAACCACCAATCGCCTCGGCGAGCGCGTGGCGCGTCACCTCAACGAGGCGGCGTCGATCAACCCGGTCAACCTGGTGGCGCTGGCATTGCTGTCAACCAGCAAGCTGGCCCTGGATGACCGCGCCCTGGCCCGTGTGCTGGACCTGTACCTGGCCCTGCTGCGCGCCGTGCCCTACTCGCCGCACACCACATTGCCGGAAGGCGACGGCGCGGCGCTGATCGAGCACGTCAAGAGCATGGACCTGCTGGCCGAACAGAAGGATGCGCTGGGCAAGATTCTCTATCTGGACGAGCAGAACGCCGTCCTGATGACCTACTACCGCAACAACGTGCTGCATATCTTCGCCCTGCCGGCGCTGCTGGCGAGCTTCTTCCAGAGCAGCGCACGGATCAGCCGCGAGCAGATCCTGCGCTACGCTGGCGCGCTGTACCCGTATCTACAGTCCGAGCTGTTCATCCGCTGGGAGCAGAGCGAGCTGGAAGGCGTGATCGACCAGTGGCTGGCGGCCTTCGTCGAACAGGGCCTGCTCAAGGTCGAGGGCGATGTGTACGTGCGCCCGGCGCCCAGCTCGCGCCAGTTCGTGCTGCTGACCTTGCTGTCGCGCTCGGTGGCGCAGACCCTGCAGCGCTTCTACATGGCCATCGCCCTGCTGCTCAACGCCGGGCAGAACGCGATCAGCGCCGAGGAGTTGGAAGACCTGTGTACGGTCATGGCTCAGCGCCTGTCGATCCTGCATGGCCTGAACGCGCCGGAGTTCTTCGACAAGAGCCTGTTCCGCCACTTCATCCAGAGCCTTTTGGATCAGGGCGTGCTGCGCCAGGACGAAGCCGGCAAGCTTAGCCATCATCCGCTGCTTAGCGAACTGGCCGAAGGCGCCGCCAAGCGCGTGCTGCCGGCCGAGATTCGCCTGTCGATCCGCCAGGTGGCACTGGATCGCAACGAGGACGAACCGGCTATTGCGTGA